One window of Rissa tridactyla isolate bRisTri1 chromosome 26, bRisTri1.patW.cur.20221130, whole genome shotgun sequence genomic DNA carries:
- the LOC128901566 gene encoding LOW QUALITY PROTEIN: THAP domain-containing protein 7-like (The sequence of the model RefSeq protein was modified relative to this genomic sequence to represent the inferred CDS: deleted 2 bases in 2 codons): MPRHCSAAGCCTRDTRETRNRGISFHRLPKKDNPRRVLWLENSRRRDASGEGRWDPASKYIYFCSQHFEKSCFEIVGFSGYHRLKEGAVPTVFESATPKPPRATKPKPPPPQSDTPKPPRATRRWRRDPPPSPPDPPFPADVSCFPGKTKTPCPPAGDHGGVPALPGPSGARGPLPDSLLVATGDEEATATPDLPEGDPPGPPRPVSPSLYMLRLPPPAGAYIQNEHSYQVGSALLWKRRAEAALDALDKAQRQLQACKRREQRLRLRVGELQRERRVPLDIRRPKEPPQRVVELELLGDGGE; encoded by the exons ATGCCCCGTCACTGCTCTGCCGCCGGCTGTTGCACCCGCGACACTCGGGAGACCCGCAACCGAGGCATCTCCTTCCATCG GCTGCCCAAGAAGGACAACCCGCGGCGGGTGCTGTGGCTGGAGAACAGCCGGCGCCGGGACGCCAGCGGGGAGGGCCGCTGGGACCCGGCCTCCAAGTACATCTACTTCTGCTCCCAGCACTTCGAGAAGAGCTGCTTCGAGATAGTCGGCTTCAG TGGCTACCACCGTCTGAAGGAAGGAGCCGTCCCCACCGTCTTCGAGTCGgccaccccaaagcccccccgGGCCACCAAACCGAAGCCTCCCCCGCCCCAGAGTGACACCCCAAAGCCCCCCCGGGCCACCAGGAGGTGGAG GCGGGACCCGCCCCCTTCCCCACCggacccccccttccccgctGATGTCTCCTGCTTCCCGGGGAAAACGAAGACCCCG TGCCCCCCAGCCGGTGACCACGGCGGTGTCCCAGCCCTTCCCGGTCCTTCGGGTGCCCGTGGGCCACTCCCGGACAGCCTTTTGGTAGCCACAGGGGACGAAGAAGCCACGGCCACCCCGGATCTCCCTGAGGGTgacccccccggtcccccccgaCCGGTTTCTCCCTCCCTTTACATGCTGCGGCTGCCACCGCCGGCCGGGGCGTACATCCAGAACGAGCACAGCTACCAAGTGGGAAGCGCTTTGCTCTGGAAACGCCGCGCCGAAGCCGCA CTGGATGCTTTGGATAAAGCCCAACGGCAACTCCAAGCCTGCAAACGGCGGGAACAACGGCTCCGGCTGCGCGTGGGAGAGCTCCAGCGGGAACGGCGGGTCCCCCTGGATATTCGCCGGCCCAAGGAACCCCCGCAGCgggtggtggagctggagctACTTGGGGACGGCGGGGAGTGA
- the SLC27A5 gene encoding LOW QUALITY PROTEIN: long-chain fatty acid transport protein 5 (The sequence of the model RefSeq protein was modified relative to this genomic sequence to represent the inferred CDS: deleted 1 base in 1 codon) codes for MPALGIVTAAVVGLVVLAVLVPAATTRLVPFFWADLVAFSGLVGSSIRCRRRLNRRPPVTLLDVFREHVRHRPRWPLILFQEEVYTYEDVDRRSNQAARLLARRLGLEPGQTVAVFLPNHPTYVWTWLALAKLGCPMACLNCNVRGRALQHALAAAGATIVLSSPELQAAVEEVLPALQRDGIRVFYLSSTSPTPGVEALLPAIEEVSHEPLPAHHRAGVTADSKALYIYTSGTTGLPKAAVITELKLMMVASLGRLCGLRPDDVIYTTLPLYHSAGLLIGVGGCFEVGATCVLRGKFSASQFWEDCRRYNVSVIQYVGELMRYLCNTPKRPNDQEHRVRMALGNGLRAEVWKEFLQRFGPISIWEFYGATEGNAGFINYTGKIGAVGRANIFLKTFAPFELIKYNVEEDEPVRDERGLCIRVGPGETGLLVIKITKNTPFHGYAGDSKKTEKKVLRDVLVKGDAFFNSGDLLMIDHERFVYFQDRVGDTFRWKGENVATTEVEATLAMMNFIQEVNVYGVAVPGCEGRCGMAAIRLKAGASFEGQDLYAFTGDTLPAYAAPRFVRIQDALEITGTFKQCKGNLVKEGFDPNIIKDPLFFRDDRKKSYVPLNPDTYAAIVDRKLNL; via the exons ATGCCGGCGCTGGGGATCGTCACGGCGGCGGTGGTGGGACTGGTGGTGCTGGCGGTGCTGGTGCCGGCGGCGACGACGCGTTTGGTGCCTTTCTTCTGGGCTGACCTGGTGGCTTTCAGCGGCTTGGTGGGATCGTCCATCCGATGCCGGCGCCGGTTGAACCGCCGTCCCCCCGTCACCCTCCTGGATGTCTTTCGGGAGCACGTTCGCCACCGGCCCCGTTGGCCGTTGATCCTCTTCCAGGAGGAGGTTTACACCTACGAGGACGTGGACCGACGGAGTAACCAGGCTGCCCGACTCCTCGCCCGCCGCCTGGGGCTGGAACCGGGCCAGACGGTGGCCGTCTTCCTCCCCAACCACCCCACCTACGTCTGGACCTGGTTGGCCTTGGCCAAGTTGGGTTGTCCCATGGCGTGTCTCAACTGTAACGTGCGG GGGCGGGCGCTGCAACACGCCTTGGCCGCCGCCGGGGCCACCATCGTCCTCTCCAGCCCCG aGCTCCAGGCGGCCGTGGAGGAGGTGCTGCCGGCCCTGCAGCGCGATGGCATCCGCGTCTTCTACCTCAGCTCCACCTCGCCCACGCCGGGTGTGGAGGCCCTGCTGCCTGCCATCGAGGAGGTCTCCCATGAGCCCCTGCCCGCCCACCACCGTGCTGGCGTCACCGCCGACTCCAAGGCCCTCTACATCTACACCTCCGGCACCACCG GACTACCCAAGGCAGCGGTGATCACAGAGCTGAAGCTGATGATGGTGGCCAGCTTGGGTCGGCTCTGTGGCCTACGGCCTGATGATGTCATCTACACTACGCTACCGCTCTACCACTCGGCTGGGCTGCTCATCGGGGTGGGAGGGTGCTTCGAGGTCG GAGCCACCTGCGTCCTACGGGGCAAGTTCTCCGCCTCCCAGTTCTGGGAGGACTGTCGCCGCTACAACGTCTCTGTCATCCAGTACGTGGGCGAGCTCATGCGCTACCTCTGCAACACGCCCAAG CGCCCCAATGACCAGGAACACAGGGTGCGCATGGCCTTGGGCAATGGCCTGCGGGCAGAGGTGTGGAAGGAGTTCCTCCAGCGCTTCGGgcccatctccatctgggagttttaTGGGGCCACCGAGGGCAACGCCGGCTTCATCAACTACACTGGCAAGATCGGGGCCGTGGGCAGAGCCAACATCTTCCTCAAG ACTTTTGCTCCCTTTGAGCTGATCAAGTACAACGTGGAGGAGGACGAACCCGTCCGGGATGAGCGAGGTCTCTGCATCCGAGTCGGCCCCG GCGAGACGGGGCTGCTGGTCATCAAAATCACCAAGAACACCCCGTTCCATGGCTACGCCGGCGATTCCAAGAAGACAGAGAAGAAGGTCTTGAGGGATGTCTTGGTCAAAGGCGACGCCTTCTTCAACAGCGGTGACCTCCTCATGATAGACCATGAAAGATTCGTCTACTTCCAGGACCGCGTCGGAGACACTTTCCG TTGGAAAGGTGAGAACGTGGCCACCACAGAGGTGGAGGCCACTCTTGCCATGATGAACTTCATCCAGGAGGTCAACGTCTATGGAGTGGCCGTGCCAG GGTGCGAGGGGAGGTGTGGCATGGCGGCCATCCGCCTGAAAGCCGGGGCCAGCTTTGAGGGCCAGGACCTCTACGCCTTCACCGGGGATACGCTGCCCGCCTACGCCGCCCCCCGCTTCGTGCGGATCCAG GACGCCCTGGAGATCACGGGGACCTTCAAGCAGTGCAAAGGCAACCTCGTCAAAGAAGGCTTCGACCCCAACATCATCAAAGACCCCCTCTTCTTCCGCGATGACAGGAAGAAGTCCTACGTGCCCTTGAACCCCGACACCTACGCCGCCATCGTGGACAGGAAGCTCAACCTGTAG
- the LOC128901574 gene encoding histone H2A type 2-B: MSGRGKQGGKARAKAKSRSSRAGLQFPVGRVHRLLRKGNYAERVGAGAPVYLAAVMEYLTAEILELAGNAARDNKKTRIIPRHLQLAVRNDEELNKLLGGVTIAQGGVLPNIQAVLLPKKTESHKGKGK; encoded by the coding sequence ATGTCGGGTCGGGGgaagcagggaggcaaagccCGGGCTAAGGCCAAGTCCCGCTCATCCCGTGCCGGCCTCCAGTTCCCCGTGGGCCGCGTCCACCGCTTGCTGCGGAAGGGGAACTACGCCGAGCGGGTGGGCGCTGGCGCTCCCGTCTACCTGGCTGCTGTGATGGAATATCTGACGGCCGAGATCCTGGAGCTGGCAGGCAACGCCGCCCGGGATAACAAGAAGACGCGGATCATCCCCCGCCACCTCCAGCTCGCCGTCCGCAACGACGAGGAGCTCAACAAGCTGCTGGGTGGCGTCACGATCGCGCAGGGCGGCGTCCTGCCCAACAtccaggctgtgctgctgcctaaGAAGACCGAGAGCCACAAGGGCAAGGGCAAGTGA
- the LOC128901561 gene encoding histone H2B 5-like, translating into MPEPAKSAPAPKKGSKKAVTKTQKKGDKKRRRSRKESYSIYVYKVLKQVHPDTGISSKAMGIMNSFVNDIFERIAGEASRLAHYNKRSTITSREIQTAVRLLLPGELAKHAVSEGTKAVTKYTSSK; encoded by the coding sequence ATGCCTGAACCGGCAAAATCCGCGCCCGCCCCTAAAAAGGGCTCTAAAAAAGCAGTGacaaaaacccagaagaaaggGGACAAGAAGAGGCGCCGCAGCCGCAAGGAGAGCTACTCTATCTATGTCTACAAGGTGCTCAAGCAGGTCCACCCGGACACCGGGATCTCCTCCAAGGCTATGGGCATCATGAACTCCTTCGTCAATGACATCTTCGAGCGCATCGCTGGCGAGGCCTCCCGCCTGGCTCACTACAACAAACGCTCCACCATCACCTCCCGGGAGATCCAGACGGCCGTccgcctcctcctgcctggcGAGCTGGCCAAGCACGCCGTCTCGGAGGGCACCAAGGCGGTCACCAAGTACACCAGCTCCAAGTAA
- the JOSD2 gene encoding josephin-2, translating into MRPPPGPEERRGALGPAAGPPPEAGATSGSPPSPPSGLYHERQRLELCALHALNNVLQRPCFTRQAADDICKRLAPDARLNPHRSLLGTGNYDVNVIMAALQGLGLAAVWWDKRRALERLALGEILGFILNVPSNVSLGFVALPLRRQHWLAVRQHRGTYYNLDSKLPSPVPIGGEEELRAFLRDFLAQGLCEVFLVVPRAVEGKRRLAEPRVTRHTPAGDNE; encoded by the exons atgcggccgccgccgggcccggagGAACGGCGGGGTGCGCTGGGCCCG GCAGCCGGGCCCCCCCCCGAAGCAGGGGCCACGTCGGGGTCCCCCCCGTCGCCCCCCTCGGGGCTGTACCACGAGCGGCAGCGGCTGGAGCTCTGCGCCCTCCACGCCCTCAACAACGTCCTCCAGCGCCCCTGCTTCACCCGCCAGGCCGCCGACGACATCTGCAAAAG gctgGCCCCTGACGCTCGCCTCAACCCTCACCGCAGCCTCCTGGGCACCGGCAACTACGACGTCAACGTCATCATGGCGGCGCTGCAGGGCCTGGGGCTGGCGGCCGTTTGGTGGGACAAACGCCG gGCGCTGGAGCGGTTGGCGCTGGGAGAAATCCTGGGATTCATCCTCAACGTCCCCTCCAACGTCTCCCTGGGGTTCGTGGCGTTGCCGTTGCGCCGGCAGCACTGGCTGGCCGTCCGCCAGCACCGCGGCACCTACTACAACCTCGACTCCAAACTCCCGTCCCCCGTCCCCATCGGGGGCGAGGAGGAGCTCAG GGCTTTCCTGCGGGATTTCCTCGCCCAAGGGCTCTGTGAGGTTTTCCTCGTCGTGCCGCGTGCGGTGGAGGGAAAGCGGCGCTTGGCTGAGCCCCGAGTGACACGTCACACGCCAGCGGGTGACAACGAGTGA